The Phragmites australis chromosome 15, lpPhrAust1.1, whole genome shotgun sequence genome window below encodes:
- the LOC133893025 gene encoding cytochrome P450 89A2-like has protein sequence METWLLLAGVLLLSLLALRRNARSRRLPPGPPAVPLFGNLLWLRNSAADVEPLLLRLFQRYGPVVTLRIGSRLAIFVADRRLAHAALVGSGSITLANRPQAATSTLLGVTDNIITRADYGPVWRLLRRNLVAETLRSSRVRLFAPARAWVRRVLMEKLRESSGDDAPNVMEAFQYTMFCLLVLMCFGERLDEPAVRAIEDAERAWLLYISRQMSVFFFLPSVTRHVFRGRLQTALSLKRRQNELFVPLINARREYKRQVKEGQAPTRDTMFQHSYVDTLLDITLLEDGNRPLTDDEIVALCSEFLNAGTDTTSTGLQWIMAELVKNPAVQEKLHDEIKATCGDDEVSEEAVHGMPYLKAVILEGLRKHPPGHFVLPHKAADDMEVGGYLIPKGATVNFMVAEMGRDEREWEKPMEFSPERFLEGGDGAGVDMTGTKGIRMMPFGVGRRICAGLSIAMLHLEYFVANMVREFEWTEAPGEEVVFEEKREFTTVMKKPLRPRLVPRRS, from the coding sequence ATGGAGACCTggctcctcctcgccggcgtcCTCCTGCTCTCCCTCCTTGCCCTGCGTCGCAATGCGAGGAGCCGCCGCCTGCCTCCGGGTCCCCCGGCCGTGCCGCTGTTCGGCAACCTGCTGTGGCTGCGGAACTCCGCGGCCGACGTGGAGCCCCTTCTCCTGCGTCTCTTCCAGAGGTACGGCCCCGTCGTCACGCTCCGGATCGGCTCGCGGCTCGCCATCTTCGTGGCCGACAGGCGCCTCGCGCACGCCGCGCTCGTGGGCTCCGGCTCCATCACCCTCGCCAACAGGCCGCAGGCCGCCACGAGCACGCTCCTCGGCGTAACCGACAACATCATCACCCGCGCCGACTACGGGCCCGTGTGGCGCCTCCTGCGCCGCAACCTCGTCGCCGAGACGCTGCGCTCGTCCCGCGTCAGGCTGTTCGCGCCTGCGCGCGCATGGGTGCGCCGCGTGCTGATGGAGAAGCTGCGGGAGTCGTCAGGGGACGACGCGCCCAACGTCATGGAGGCGTTCCAGTACACAATGTTCTGCCTCCTCGTGCTCATGTGCTTCGGCGAGCGGCTCGACGAACCCGCGGTGCGCGCCATCGAGGACGCCGAGCGCGCATGGCTCCTCTACATCTCCAGGCAGATGAgcgtcttcttcttcctcccgtcCGTCACCAGGCACGTCTTCCGCGGGCGCCTCCAGACCGCGCTTTCCCTAAAGCGGCGCCAGAACGAGCTCTTCGTGCCGCTGATTAACGCACGGCGTGAGTACAAGCGGCAGGTCAAAGAAGGCCAGGCGCCCACGAGGGATACCATGTTCCAGCACTCGTATGTGGACACCCTGCTCGACATCACGCTCCTCGAGGATGGCAACCGCCCGCTCACCGACGACGAGATCGTCGCGCTCTGCTCCGAGTTCCTTAACGCCGGCACCGACACCACCTCCACAGGGCTGCAGTGGATCATGGCCGAGCTGGTCAAGAACCCGGCCGTCCAGGAGAAGCTCCACGACGAGATCAAGGCCACGTGCGGGGACGACGAGGTCTCGGAGGAGGCCGTCCACGGGATGCCCTACCTCAAGGCGGTGATCCTCGAAGGCCTGCGCAAGCACCCGCCGGGCCACTTCGTGCTGCCGCACAAGGCCGCGGACGACATGGAGGTCGGCGGGTACCTGATCCCCAAGGGCGCGACGGTGAACTTCATGGTGGCCGAGATGGGCAGGGACGAGAGGGAGTGGGAGAAGCCGATGGAGTTCTCGCCGGAGCGGTTCTTggagggcggcgacggcgcgggCGTGGACATGACAGGCACCAAGGGGATCCGGATGATGCCGTTCGGCGTGGGCCGGAGGATCTGCGCGGGGCTCAGCATCGCCATGCTGCACCTCGAGTACTTCGTGGCCAACATGGTGAGGGAGTTCGAGTGGACGGAGGCGCCCGGCGAGGAGGTGGTCTTCGAGGAGAAGCGCGAGTTCACCACCGTCATGAAGAAGCCGCTGCGCCCGCGCCTTGTGCCCAGAAGGAGCTGA